Within the Vairimorpha necatrix chromosome 10, complete sequence genome, the region cataGTAAGAGATGATTGATCTAATTACCCCGTTTTgtcttttaatataatcaaaacCCCACATTCAATCACACTTGGTAGCTAAATGAGATGTCCCATGGGGACCTAgccattttttaaatatgcCTCTATGAGGcttttgttatattttatatttttaatgtttttattgtcattatatttattcttttgaTTATAgttatcttttaaatttatcatgCCCTcctttcttaaaattttatttataattttttaaaacttaaagggaaaataaaataaataaaataaaattatgttatgAAAAGACATAACATCCTGCCTCCTCTAGAACTTCAGCTGACTTAGATGTATCCAGTCGTTGTATCCAACTAGTTTTACCCATCTTCCATTTATACCTACTTCTGAGACTTTATAGGATCCGCAATACTTTGGTTCTAATTTATTAGTAGAAGGATTTTTCCGGTAGACTTCTTTTCCACATGTCACGATATCAGTGTCATGAACCTCTGTTCTGCTTGGTTGACTGTATTCCATTTTCTTTGATTCTAGGTCATAAAaacttcttttaaatacGACTTCCCTTGGAGAGAAGCCCATCGTTGTATTGACGTTGTTATTAATTCTATGTTCAATGCTTTTAACTATACTCTTCAtatccctttttttattcatcCTCAACATTTCGGAAATTGTCCTGTTAATTCTTTCTGACACTATGTTACTTTGTGGATGATACGCCGGTATCAGTTGTTGTATATTTCCTTGTTTCtgcaaataattttttactaaatgGCTTGTATACTTAGTTCCGTTATCTGAAACTACCTTTTTTGGTTTAGTAAAATGTTCTTGCCAAACTTCTAAGCATTCTATAACTTCTTGACTTCGAATTTtctcattaaaaaatatctttgtATATCTGGAAAATACATCTGTAATTGTTAGTATGAAACCTTTGGTCGAGTAGTATGCACCCTCAAACTCCTCCAAACTAAAAGGTCCATAAATGTCAGTACTAATTGTCTCAAATATTCTCTCGCTGTATATTTTCACGTTGctgtattttttcttatttctcTCTTTATTGATTAAACATTTGCTGCATTCGTGACATACTTCAGTTATATTTCGTTTGATGTTATGTACCCAGTagtgtttttttttaatattaagatACATAATTACTTCGCCGCAATGTTCAGAAATTTCGTGTATAAACTTTATAAACTCTTTTGCTTTACTTTCACTGATAATTATTCTCTGCTTATTGTCTTAGTAAGCGCTATATATGACAATTCTCACATGAATAGCATCGTAATACTCGGTTATCGTT harbors:
- a CDS encoding pol polyprotein gives rise to the protein MVLGPRIIISESKAKEFIKFIHEISEHCGEVIMYLNIKKKHYWVHNIKRNITEVCHECSKCLINKERNKKKYSNVKIYSERIFETISTDIYGPFSLEEFEGAYYSTKGFILTITDVFSRYTKIFFNEKIRSQEVIECLEVWQEHFTKPKKVVSDNGTKYTSHLVKNYLQKQGNIQQLIPAYHPQSNIVSERINRTISEMLRMNKKRDMKSIVKSIEHRINNNVNTTMGFSPREVVFKRSFYDLESKKMEYSQPSRTEVHDTDIVTCGKEVYRKNPSTNKLEPKYCGSYKVSEVGINGRWVKLVGYNDWIHLSQLKF